A portion of the Thunnus albacares chromosome 5, fThuAlb1.1, whole genome shotgun sequence genome contains these proteins:
- the tmem201 gene encoding transmembrane protein 201 isoform X1, translating to MQTFSHLLLEYPEIMYTGVGATAFAAGGALIYKIATRKKPVNANVNCWFCNQDTVVPYGNRNCWDCPNCDQYNGFQDNGDYNKPIPAQYMEDLNHGVSGSLPSAVPPNTLQWVNSQMLLCKKCNKNQSAKIKQLASFIPRDDENYDEEIEAYKHHLEQTYKLCPPCQAAVEYYIKYQNRQLRTVLLSHHLRHTRDTIKDFIKSSCSVSAPMGVILLRALAFLICAFLLSTSFCGLTDQQASSSGQQILSGGVVPPKPLNDSTPNNKSDENMNVWQNLLELLPDMAVENAELVWQYGKENQMAVVSVGLLTCLSAIFIAGPVRLRRIDAVASVLWFLILCLHLSESYFNVASSWMDTAKLSITSLCCLVSFAAAVATRKPQGLRRTRYRRYLPGSPAVPPFSSQSPSFSPGMADTFIPTPPPNISKLINRQKRSPRERKVSPSSLLERLSRALSLGTVPSFASTDSGYLFSGSRPASPSSDYFSLKSVSRPSSPAPSPPPSVSGSASASSSSGSARQRRPLISPARLNISGRKLRLFSTEAEATLMSPPVSPCFHMSSSHVEQTSSIYSGCYSPSISPFQIQQDLNSILRDGVSEKEKQSSSSESSACLVGTTTQESEKPPSPKGFYKRLLWSGILLASLSANLFFACLCMYNWM from the exons ATGCAGACGTTCAGCCATCTTCTGTTGGAATATCCTGAGATAATGTACACTGGAGTCGGCGCCACGGCGTTTGCCGCCGGCGGAGCGCTGATATACAAAATTGCTACCAG AAAGAAGCCGGTCAATGCCAATGTGAACTGCTGGTTCTGTAATCAGGATACAGTGGTACCCTATGGGAACAGGAACTGCTGGGACTGTCCCAACTGTGACCAGTACAATGGTTTCCAGGAT aatgGGGATTACAACAAACCCATCCCTGCTCAGTACATGGAGGATCTGAACCATGGAGTGTCTGGTAGTCTTCCTTCAGCTGTGCCACCTAACACACTGCAGTGGGTCAACTCTCAGATGCTGCTGTGCAAGAAGTGCAATAAGAACCAGTCTGCAAAGATCAAGCAGTTGGCCTCATTTATCCCAAGAGATGAT GAAAACTATGATGAGGAAATTGAGGCCTACAAGCACCACCTGGAGCAGACCTATAAGTTATGCCCGCCATGTCAGGCAGCAGTGGAGTACTACATCAAATACCAAAACCGCCAACTTCGAACCGTGCTCCTAAGCCATCACCTTCGACACACCCGGGATACTATCAAGGACTTCATAAAG AGCTCCTGTTCTGTGTCTGCTCCAATGGGGGTCATACTGCTACGAGCCCTCGCCTTCCTGATCTGTGCTTTCCTACTTTCCACATCTTTCTGTGGATTGACCGACCAGCAGGCTTCCTCTAGTGGCCAACAGATATTGAGCGGAGGGGTCGTTCCTCCAAAACCCCTCAATGACTCCACGCCCAACAACAAAAGCGAcgaaaacatgaatgtctggCAGAATCTGCTGGAGCTGCTCCCAGATATGGCCGTAGAAAATGCTGAGCTGGTGTGGCAGTATGGAAAGGAGAACCAGATGGCTGTTGTCTCTGTTGGCCTGTTGACTTGTCTCTCTGCTATCTTCATAGCAGGACCTGTGAG GTTGAGAAGAATTGATGCTGTGGCCTCTGTCCTGTGGTTCCTCATCCTATGCTTGCACCTGAGTGAGAGCTACTTCAATGTTGCCTCAAGCTGGATGGACACAGCCAAGCTCAGCATTACCTCCCTCTGTTGCCTAGTCAGCTTTGCCGCTGCTGTTGCAACTCGCAAACCCCAGGGTCTACGAAGAACCAGATATCGAAG ATACCTTCCTGGCAGCCCTGCGGTCCCGCCCTTCAGCAGCCAATCTCCTTCGTTCTCCCCTGGCATGGCAGACACTTTCATCCCCACTCCGCCCCCTAACATCTCCAAGCTCATCAACCGCCAAAAGAGGAGTCCCCGTGAGCGCAAggtctccccctcctctctgctcgAGCGTCTCAGTAGAGCCCTGAGCCTTGGCACCGTCCCCTCCTTCGCCTCGACAg aTTCTGGTTACCTGTTTAGCGGAAGCAGACCAGCCTCCCCGTCCTCAG ACTACTTTTCACTGAAGTCAGTGAGCCGCCCATCATCCCCAGCCCCCTCTCCACCTCCCTCAGTATCTGGTTCGGCTAGTGCTAGTTCCAGTTCCGGTTCTGCCAGACAACGCCGCCCTCTCATCAGCCCTGCTCGACTCAACATCAGTGGCAGGAAACTCCGACTTTTTTCAACTGAGGCCGAAGCCACGCTCATGTCTCCACCTGTGTCGCCATGTTTTCACATGTCCTCCTCACATGTAGAGCAAACTTCCTCCATTTACAGCGGCTGCTATTCACCTTCGATATCACCCTTCCAGATCCAACAAG ATTTGAATTCCATATTAAGAGATGGTGTGAGTGAGAAGGAGAAGCAAAGCAGCTCCTCAGAGTCCTCCGCTTGTTTGGTTGGTACTACAACACAGGAGTCAGAGAAACCCCCTTCTCCAAAAG GTTTTTACAAGCGACTTTTGTGGTCGGGGATTTTATTAGCGAGCCTTAGTGCCAACCTGTTCTTCGCCTGCCTCTGTATGTACAACTGGATGTGA
- the foxl2l gene encoding forkhead domain-containing protein, which produces MDADEKSPADQGVQLLDISSNSPPSEPRGAEETGNPEKPPYSYVALIAMAINDSYDKRQTVSGIYDYIVSKFPYYEKNKKGWQNSIRHNLSLNECFVKVPRESGGDRKGNYWMLDPAFEDMFEKGNYRRRRRVRRPYRPPSVPYPSGNPVDYPEPLYLQPYVSSSWSLCQPSSSQPTGYRTAQVITRSVSPSPYCPPPHFHHSPYGAYRHHQQPVLVPHNGCPYGGVTQPMSPDAGTVSVACNYQQFTSYARQAELPFTQSFGL; this is translated from the coding sequence ATGGATGCGGATGAGAAATCCCCCGCCGACCAGGGAGTGCAGCTCCTGGACATCAGCTCCAACTCGCCCCCGTCCGAGCCCAGAGGTGCAGAGGAGACCGGCAACCCGGAGAAGCCGCCGTACTCCTACGTGGCTCTCATCGCCATGGCCATCAATGACAGCTATGACAAGAGACAAACTGTGAGCGGAATATACGATTACATCGTCTCCAAGTTCCCCTACTATGAGAAGAATAAGAAAGGCTGGCAAAACAGCATCAGGCACAATCTGTCTCTAAACGAGTGTTTCGTCAAGGTGCCCAGGGAGAGCGGAGGGGACAGGAAGGGCAACTACTGGATGCTGGATCCCGCTTTTGAGGATATGTTTGAGAAGGGGAACTACcggcggaggaggagggtgaggagacCCTACAGACCCCCCAGCGTGCCTTATCCGTCCGGGAACCCCGTGGACTATCCTGAGCCGCTCTACCTGCAGCCTTACGTGAGCAGCTCCTGGAGTCTGTGCCAGCCCAGCTCATCCCAGCCGACCGGATACCGAACAGCTCAGGTTATCACCCGCAGCGTCTCCCCGAGCCCCTACTGCCCGCCACCCCACTTCCACCACTCTCCCTACGGGGCTTATCGTCACCACCAGCAGCCCGTGCTGGTGCCCCACAATGGGTGTCCCTACGGCGGAGTGACCCAGCCGATGAGCCCCGACGCAGGCACCGTTTCCGTGGCATGCAACTACCAGCAGTTCACCTCCTATGCGAGGCAAGCGGAGCTGCCATTCACTCAGTCATTTGGCCTGTAA
- the tmem201 gene encoding transmembrane protein 201 isoform X2 produces MQTFSHLLLEYPEIMYTGVGATAFAAGGALIYKIATRKKPVNANVNCWFCNQDTVVPYGNRNCWDCPNCDQYNGFQDNGDYNKPIPAQYMEDLNHGVSGSLPSAVPPNTLQWVNSQMLLCKKCNKNQSAKIKQLASFIPRDDENYDEEIEAYKHHLEQTYKLCPPCQAAVEYYIKYQNRQLRTVLLSHHLRHTRDTIKDFIKSSCSVSAPMGVILLRALAFLICAFLLSTSFCGLTDQQASSSGQQILSGGVVPPKPLNDSTPNNKSDENMNVWQNLLELLPDMAVENAELVWQYGKENQMAVVSVGLLTCLSAIFIAGPVRLRRIDAVASVLWFLILCLHLSESYFNVASSWMDTAKLSITSLCCLVSFAAAVATRKPQGLRRTRYRRSEPEQ; encoded by the exons ATGCAGACGTTCAGCCATCTTCTGTTGGAATATCCTGAGATAATGTACACTGGAGTCGGCGCCACGGCGTTTGCCGCCGGCGGAGCGCTGATATACAAAATTGCTACCAG AAAGAAGCCGGTCAATGCCAATGTGAACTGCTGGTTCTGTAATCAGGATACAGTGGTACCCTATGGGAACAGGAACTGCTGGGACTGTCCCAACTGTGACCAGTACAATGGTTTCCAGGAT aatgGGGATTACAACAAACCCATCCCTGCTCAGTACATGGAGGATCTGAACCATGGAGTGTCTGGTAGTCTTCCTTCAGCTGTGCCACCTAACACACTGCAGTGGGTCAACTCTCAGATGCTGCTGTGCAAGAAGTGCAATAAGAACCAGTCTGCAAAGATCAAGCAGTTGGCCTCATTTATCCCAAGAGATGAT GAAAACTATGATGAGGAAATTGAGGCCTACAAGCACCACCTGGAGCAGACCTATAAGTTATGCCCGCCATGTCAGGCAGCAGTGGAGTACTACATCAAATACCAAAACCGCCAACTTCGAACCGTGCTCCTAAGCCATCACCTTCGACACACCCGGGATACTATCAAGGACTTCATAAAG AGCTCCTGTTCTGTGTCTGCTCCAATGGGGGTCATACTGCTACGAGCCCTCGCCTTCCTGATCTGTGCTTTCCTACTTTCCACATCTTTCTGTGGATTGACCGACCAGCAGGCTTCCTCTAGTGGCCAACAGATATTGAGCGGAGGGGTCGTTCCTCCAAAACCCCTCAATGACTCCACGCCCAACAACAAAAGCGAcgaaaacatgaatgtctggCAGAATCTGCTGGAGCTGCTCCCAGATATGGCCGTAGAAAATGCTGAGCTGGTGTGGCAGTATGGAAAGGAGAACCAGATGGCTGTTGTCTCTGTTGGCCTGTTGACTTGTCTCTCTGCTATCTTCATAGCAGGACCTGTGAG GTTGAGAAGAATTGATGCTGTGGCCTCTGTCCTGTGGTTCCTCATCCTATGCTTGCACCTGAGTGAGAGCTACTTCAATGTTGCCTCAAGCTGGATGGACACAGCCAAGCTCAGCATTACCTCCCTCTGTTGCCTAGTCAGCTTTGCCGCTGCTGTTGCAACTCGCAAACCCCAGGGTCTACGAAGAACCAGATATCGAAGGTCAGAACCTGAGCAGTGA